GCAAGCTATagtgtcagaaaaacaaacaataagcaTATTTGAATTTTGTTTCTTGAACAAAAAAGGTTGCTGTTCTGTTGATGACTGTCAGGGTTTAGAGTCTGGATTTTGAAGCActtcaacagcaacacagaaGAACAGTAcaacatgataaaaacatacatttgacAAAAAGAAAGTCAGCTTAACTAACCAAGTCTCACATCTCTGCTTTTACACCTCTCAGCGCAGTGATGCATCCTCAGGTGCTTTCACCAAGCCAGCTCTGGGACGTTCAGCTGTGAGTGGACGAGAACAAACCACCATGAGCGCCGACACCGTCTGCAGGGCAGAAATGGACTCGGAGCACCACGCCGAACTGGATGACTTGGTGGCAGCCATGAATGTGGCTGCCAACCGTGTGACCCCGCCTAATGGCTACAGGTCGGGTGCTCCGAGGCCCACCAGCTCTCACAGAGCTCGCCTCTCTGACAGGAAGATGTCGCTGCAGGAGCGAGGGAGCCGCATTTCTCGGCAGCCGACCATTGAGACCAAACGTGTGTCCATCACAGACGCTGATGTGAGGAGTCTTAAACTGACAGAGCTGGATTTTTGACGTAATTTGTTACTAATTAGATGCTTTACTGATTGAATTCCCCCTGTAATTTCTGCAGGACTGTGTCCAGCTCAACCAGTATAAGCTGAAGAATGAGATTGGAAAGGTGATTAATAAGCATCATCCAGTAATTTAGGGGACACAGGGAGGATGTCAAAGGAATTTAAAATAcacctttcttctttttacacCCCAGGGTTCATACGGAGTGGTGAAATTAGCTTATAATGAAGATTCTGAACAGTATTATGTAAGTTGAATCTTATATTTTGTGCATTCAAGGCCAAAGTGTTTGCATGTTAGTTTGTCGTCATAATCGTTCCCTTTATCTCATTTATTCAGGCAATGAAAGTTGTTTCAAAGAAGAAGCTGATGAGGCAGTGCGGATTTTTGCGTGAGTGAAATTTCCATGACTCAGATCTGTCCATTCCTGTGCTGTTGGTAGCAATATGTTTTCTGATTTCTtatccatctgtgtgtgtttgtttgtgtaatttCAGGCCGCCTGCCTCCTCAAGGATCAAACTCCCAGCAGGATCCATTCCCTAAGGCCATGTTGCCCCTGGAGAGAGTCTACAAGGAGATCGCAATCCTGAAGAAACTGTACCATCATAATGTGGTGAAACTAGTGGAGGTCAGACATGTCCTGCATTACTACACACTAGTTTATTTCAGTGATTACAGTGGAATCAGACTGATTAATGGTGACAACGGAGGAGTTGAACTTAAAAAAGCGATTACGCTGCAGTTTGCGGGTCCCATGAAAGGACTTTGAGTAAATTTCCACTGTAGTTTGGCATGTTTCTGTATGACATAAGATAGAGATTGGGATTAAACAAactacacaaagaaaaaaaggtttgttttgaTATATTCATGtgctaaaaaatatattttagtgtGTATAACAAGGCGTGGGTGTataacaaaagcagaaaaattCAACCAAAGAcatgtgaaaagaaaatgaattgttttgtttttgaaatgtttttatttattgtggcTGATTAGACCTAGGTAGGAGGAGCACTAAATGTACTAATATGAATGATAAAGATGTTTCACACAAATCACAGGAGAGTGAAAAAGTGTCAGTCAGGCACAGCTTGAACACACCTACACAGTCCTAAGAATCAGCAAAAATAACTGATAACACCTGTGTGAGTTCATGAGCTATACAACCCACAAAAGCATCTCATGTTACAGTTACAATTACAtctacaataaaataataaataattggactatatatatttttgtaaaatgagGCAGAGTATGCGATTTCTAATGTTCTTCAGGTGCttgatgaccctgatgaagatGGACTTCACATGGGTAGggtttcatttattcttttcaCAGTAGTTGGATTTATCTCCTAACGTTTCAATACAGAGTCAATGTCATTCAATTCTGATTATTTGTCCTCAAGCCTTCGAATTGGTGCCGAAAGGGTACGTTTATTGTGCACATTAATGTCTGCTGTCAAGCTCCCAAGTAGAGACCGGTTGGACATGAATAAAATCGTTACTGGTTCTATGAAATTTAATATatctatttaatttttttcttttttttctccacttctcCTATTGATCAGACCAGTGATGGAGGTGCCTACAGACAACCCTTTCACAGAGGAGCAGGCTCGCTTTTACTTTCGAGACATCGTCCTGGGAATAGAGTATTGTAAGTTTTACTGATAAGATATTTTATATAGAGTCAAAACATTTCATGTACTCATAACCTTTGCTTTATTCAAAGTCATAAAGCTTGTGATTACACTCACATCAAATCTGCTCACTGGTTTGTTAAAGCCATTACATGTAGAAAATCTCCAACTTTAGTGCCCCGAACAAGCTGAAAGCGGTATCTCTTTCCACACATACTggtttttaaaagtcaaaataataTAGCTAGTTTTGCTTGCATATGTTGTTCAATTTAAAATCTGcaattgaattgaaaaattaCAACTCTTTCTCACTGGCTATTAtcacagttattattatttaaaacatcTTCAACCTTTTGCACtgttaaagacataaaaaagatCATTTCAGTATCATTggtatgttgattttttttcataatattgGTACAATTATAGCAATTATACCAAATTATCATATTAGCTGATCAGCAGACATTCATCACGTTGGCATCTCTGCATTTCTGCCTTGTCCAGTGCACTACCACAAGATCATCCACAGAGACATTAAACCTTCCAACCTGCTGCTGGGGGACGACGGTCATGTCAAGATCGCAGACTTTGGAGTGAGCAACGAGTTTGAGGGGTCAGACGCCCTCCTGTCGAGCACGGCAGGGACGCCGGCCTTCATGGCCCCTGAGACGATGACTGAACACGAGCAGAGCTTCAGCGGAAAGGTGGGATGAAACTTGTTGTGTTGGTCAGCTAGAAAACAGACTGTGTTAATCACTGAATATGACTCATCATATCAGACTGTGTTTAATTGCAAGACATTATCAAGAAATTATGTCCTAACGCCTACTGTGAGCGTCTCAGTAATGACACAGTCCTGATAATTACCGTGTTTGTTTACCAGGCATTAGACGTGTGGGCGATGGGAGTCACACTATACTGTTTTGTCTTTGGGAAGGTAAGCAAGTTCTCAGCACAATTCACACTGAATAAAAAGACAgtcaaacacaacattttaatattgaaatAATTTCCTTGTGATTGTCCCATTGCAGTGCCCTTTTTATGATGAATATATCGTTTCTCTGCACAACAAGATCAAGAACAAACCTGTGGAGTTTCCAGAAATGTAAGAAACATTTAGACAGCAGGCATGGCTTATAACAATTAGATTAACTTgctttgtttgcatgtttccTCAGTATAGGTCCAAACTAAGGTCTCTTCATACAGTGTATGATGTTTTTCTCTAGACAGACAATTTTGGCAACAAGTGACCAattttttatagatatttttcttgatttgagagaaaaaagtgaTGAACTGAAGCAGAAGGCTTATAAACAACAGgtgttcatttgtttgttagTGGGAAGACGTTAATACTGGGAAATATATCACATGTTTTTAGTCTATTGActgacttgtgtgtgtttctttcagtCTCCTTTTTTGATACTCATGATGACACATTGCATCTGTTCATGCTGACAtaagtctttcttttttaaagaggCAGACAAACTGTTTgttactttatgtttttttctgtctcacagGCCATCGATAAGTACAGAACTGAAGGAGCTCATTGAAAGGATGTTGGATAAAAACCCTGAAACAAGAATCACCATCCCTGAAATTAAGGTGGCtggtaaagaaaaaatgaatagaAACAACAGATTATGTGTCCACAAGTCTTTCATGATGGaagtgttgttttatgtttcgCTGTCGCAGCTCCATCCGTGGGTGACAGAGAACGGCTCAAATCCTCTCCCTCTGGAGGAGGAGCACTGCACGGCGGTGGAGGTCACAGATGAGGAGGTGCAGAACAGCGTAAAACTCATCCCCAGCCTCTCCACTGTGGTGAGTCGCAAGGACTGCTCCATGTGTTGACATTATTTAACACTATAGAGGCCATGTTGCCTCccactgaaatatatatatatatatatatatatattaaatatatatatcagattTACTCCTTTAGACCTTCTCTTAAAATCCATTTCCCTCTGAGATCCTATAATTTCCATTTCATACTTAAACAACTTGCTCAGAGACTAACTTTTATGTCACAACCATTAACATCTACCAGACTCTCAAGACACAGAGGTGCATTTAACAAAGAAAGGTGCACAATTATAAAGTCATAAGGAGTTGGTGTGGCAGGCAGGACAATAACAAACACAGGATGACACAGATGTGCTTGACAGATGAcacaaaaatgcaattttttcgATCATATTGCCTTTAAAGTTGTGAAATTGCAATAGTTATATATGACAAGATAGATGAATTATCTGTGATGGTATTCTCAGCACTACAAACTATGAAGTAACCGCTCAAAAAACAGCTTTccagaaaattaaagtgtgaTTATTTAAAGggatttcatttaaaatttaaaacttttttaagTGTACACTTTGTTGTGGAGAATTAGCTGATAGTATcataatgttgtttgtttgtttattttatcgTGACTCTCTCTGATGTCCGCTGCAGATTGTGGTGAAGTCCATGCTGAGGAAGCGGTCTTTCAGTAATCCCTTTGAGTGTCAGGTCAGACGGGCAGAGAGGTCCATGTCTGCCCCTGGAGGTCTTCTTACGTAAGTAGCCTACTCTGCAAATCCTgcctgctctgctctgccaaACTGCCAGCTCTGCGATTAGGCCTCtaacaaaacaaagcagcaaGCAGATGCTTGGATAAAAATAGATTCAGTTGGTTACATATATGTGTGGAGAGTGTCTCTCATATTAACTATATTACATAGCATAAGACAAGTCTAATATACCACCATATCTGAACCACTAATCTTTGAATACTGACTGTAGTTCTTAtgatgtgtatttgttttgttttagtccATAAATTAGCAGCCCGCGCAGGCAGATAAAAGTATTTCTCCTCTCCTGATAAGCTAAATGGAAGCCCCTGCGGCAGCAGTAATGGCTGCGCTGCTTTTGTTTTCCATTAACAAGCCAGTCCCCTCTGTGGGGGGCCGCTGGCACAGCTAATTACACCTCCATGGGAAGAGATGTGGCACTGCAGCTACATCCTCCTCCACACTAACCCAGTCACCACCAGTACAGTGTACAACGCCGCAGTCTCCCACACAGTTAAatctgtggagagagagagtttggaTCAGGCTGTCTGTCTATCTGACACATGTGATGTGTAAATGGTGAAATCATGTCAAGGCTGATGGTGAGATTGAGGTGATAAATATATGTTGAAGGTCTATTAGAGTGGCTGAGAGAGAGGATGctgtatattttacagtttgaaagGTGTAGTTTGGCTCTTCAGTCAGCTTTAATAAGAAGATCTAAATTGTTAAATTTGATCTTCTTGGAGGGATGATGTGGCAGTTTGTTCCAGTGTTTAAATATTACACTTATGTGTCTACTTTAATAGCAACAGTTTTATTAAAGTTTACACTTTCTATTCAGATTTGATCTCTGATCCGTTTTGGCAGAAGTTGGAGGTGGTAGTCATGAAATAttgtgaatataaataaatgcagacgaaatataaaatattaccaTGAAATTGTAAAACAAtccagtaaataaataaaactcatcCTCATGAATCATTATTTAATCAGGCTTCTTTTCATGATATGTTGTATTTAATTCCAGTAttctttatttcaaaatgtcttttttccaaATAGTTATGTAATTGGTTTTCTGTAACAACCAATCACACAACTGTTTCAGTCCTGTTTGTCTTGTTTGACAAAGACTTTGTGacaaaagtgtaaaagtgtcattttagaataaaaactatgggaattttaaaaaaaagcgtTGTTGTGAAAAGAAGGTAGGGATGAAATAGTGTAGCTACAATAATTAGCTgagctttaaaatgtattggATTGTTTCCCAATTTCATGTTAATATTACATATTTGTTCTGTATTCATTCATATGACTATCTATTTCATAAGATTTTATTTGTCAAGTTATTTTTAACACTTTGGGTCTCTATATGTTCTGGAATAATAAACCAATAACCAATAAACCAATAATAAACCAACTGGCCTGATGGAGGCACTGTAAtaatatttacagattacagaaGTTTAAAATTTCAAACTTTGAAGCtttaaggaatagtttgacattttcataaatacacacatttgcTTTGTTGGcgagagatgagaagattgataccactctcaactttgtcctttaaatatgaagctacagccagcagtagattagcttagcttagcataaagagcaATTTACGGTTTTTAATCACCACTGAGatcacaaattgtcattttcgTGTCAGTTTTTGTACGGATTGATCAAGACTCACTCATGGTCGGTTAGTCGCACAAAAATAGACAACAGCACTGTATGCCGTTTCACTAGCATCGCAGAAAACATGCAGTTTGATCGCCTGAGTTTGGTTGAATCTCGATTTGGTACCATCTCAGAATGGCCACCCGGTGGAGCTTCGACAGCTCTGCACACCACTGATCCCATCTGTCAGCCAACAAGTTCATTAGTGGTATGATGTTATActgtgttaaaataaattaaaatgttcagtCTCCTCGCTGGTTTTTCTGACACATTCAGAATCATCACCACTTTTGCAGTTAGCATTGACATTAACTGTGTGTGCTTGTAAAATTTATACTTAAAGACTcgttttgtatttctctgtaatgtaGCACAGTGTTGACGATGttacttaaaaaatatttctaaacCCTGAAGCTCAAACCATTTCCTGATGCCccacaaaatatatatttaaataattaaatgaatatcATAAACATGTGACTAGTCGACTAATGGCTTGAACTAACAACTACTAGTTGACGAGGAAATTCTTTGGTTGTAGGTAACCCTAGGATTTCGTTATATTTGGATAGAACCAGGCTAGTTGATTCCCTGTTTCtagtctgtatgctaagctaagctaaccaacaTATTTAACTGATTGGTaccaatcttctcatctaactcagcAAAAACGCAAAGAAGCGTATTTCCCTAAATGTCGGGCTATTCTTTTAAACCACCCCAGTCCTGCtataatcaaatcaaatttggAGCAAAGTGACATCGTCACTGTCGAGCCCaacattgtttattgtttattgtttatcaTTAATGGTGTTGCTAGTGGACAGCGCATAAAGTCTGGCCTTTTATACACAATCTCCTCTTTCTTGCAGTGACTCTTGGGGCTTAATAGGGTCTTCGCCTCATCTTCATCCTTCCTTGAGGTAAATATTTCAGGAGCGTTTAGGTTGAGCTTGTATGTTTCATACTCAGCTCAGCTCACCAGTTGTTTGTTAAACCTTAAGAGGATTTAAGAGGGACAAGACAACACAGAGCTCTCAACAACGAGCTGTACCCAAAATAaatggacacacacagctgagtgCTTTGTGCTCCTGTCTCTCATGTGTCCTCTTGAGGTTGATGTGTATGAAAAGTGATGAGCTGTGCTGTGGAGGACATGTATTCTATGACATTTTTAGTCTAGTGTTACCCGCACCCcgctccacctcctcctccttctcatctGCAATCTCACTTAGTAGCTTCGACAACATGATCGAGCGTTTGTCGCCCACAGGAAAGTCAGCAACGAGGGGAGCAGAGACGGAGAGCTGGAGGACCTGTACGAAGATGATACATTTACTGAGTGCACGGATTAAACAGATGTATCATGAACAcagataaaaagaagaagagaccgTTCATTTTGTACCTGTCTTTACATCTCTTTCCTAATTTGTTGCTTTTGCTTCATACTTGCTACGCTTACATGCTtgcatattttctcactttagTGCAGAAGATTGTGATACAGTAATTTTGTGATATACTCAATATAGAAAAGACGGGTAGAAACGCACGTATGCATTCAATAAAAGACATGATTACATATGAGATTAGATTTTTGTCTGTTCACTCTGCTTGTCTGCTGTCGTGTGCATATTTAAATTCAGTAAGGCATGATTGATGAATGAATTcttgaatgtaatgtaatttactAATATTGGAttgtgttaaaaatgtaaatatgctctataatgaagatatttttacattttcctacAGCTGTTGAAGATAATAAAAGATGACATTGAAACGTTGACTTTAATTGATTGTAAATAAAAagctgtggagttttttttgtgtaatatatatatacatatatatatacatatatatatatattacatgaTGGTTTTGTAGTGTTCAATGTGAAACACCAGATGGCAGTCTCAGTTACGTATCCAGAAACAgtacttctgttttttccaAAGTAACAGcatgtaaaaatgtacaaattcaCACTCCAACATCACCATGTATTGAAGACAAATCTTCAAAAACACCCTGCAGCCAGCTGCTGTAGCCTGAATTCATTTTTAGATCTGACTCATTTCAATATCAAGACTCATTTCAGTATCAAGGCACTTCATTCTCCATACCAGTAGAGGGCAGCATTGTTCTGTCAGTAAGGGGATCACCTTTAAACCAGCAGACCCATGTTTGAGCCCATGTGACAGCAATAATCCACCCTGTTGAGGTTCCACTGAACAAGCTGCAAAGACCCTGATCTTACAGATTTCTCCTTTCAGGATCCATCTGAAATTTCACACAATTTACTTAGATTTTCCTACTGGATGAGGAAATATGAGTATAATTGTGCAGCTTATACTTGCCTACCTGGTTCAGTAAATATGTGGTGACAGCACTTTATCGTATTAATAAACAGACACACTATTATGAGGGAATTTCTATGTTCTTGTTCACTTAAATTTATCGTAGGTGGTGAATTACAAAAGCACAGTACAGCTCTCACGGGTGAAGTGGATAGTCGTGTTGGAAATCATTTATTTGCAGTATGTTTTCTACCTGAAGATTACTGATCTTTActgtaagatttaaaaaaaattttccTCCATGAAAGTTCTCATATATTTCCTGGAAAATATGAGAATTGTATTTTGAGGATTCTATTAAAAACCCCATCTGTATAGGGCACCTTTTATACATATTTCAGTAAATGCATACTGTATCCCAACActgctctcttctcctctttgaTTGTGCAGCAAAAATAGAGCGTTCAGTTCCGATGATATAAGGAGGAGGCATGATGCTGCAGAATGTAAAATCCCTGAGCAGGAGTGCCACTGCCACTCACCATCTCAGCATTACTGTCCCCAAACAATCCTGATCCGAGCTAATTTCAGGTTCATCAGATTGAGCTGTGGACCCACCGTTGGATTTATTGAGGTAGAGTGGGCCTGAAGGTTTTTCTGGAGGTGTGTAGTAGGTGGAACAATATCTCTGATGGTCTAAGAACAGTTCAGtatggaaaatggaaaaacaatggcaagaaacagaaaagctGCGGTAtggtttttaatttattttttttaaattttattttagtatttagcTGGAACAGGATAAAACTGTGTGACAGGTGgtgaagagaaacagaacaaGTGGTAAAGGATACTTTAGTAAAGGAGAAGTTGTTTTATAGAGGTTAAATTGTGCAGCTGGTAGAATACTAAAAGTTTAACTCCACATTCACCACATCCACCTGAAAGTATCAGAGGTAAGATTAAATTAAACTGGGgtgcaaaatataaaatggaATAGAGAATCGTGATCAAAGATACCATCcataacataaaatattcacattaaagacCAAGTAAGTTAGAACAATTTAGTCATATGATGGATATGGATGATATTTGATAGCATGTGTTTAGAATTTGTTTACTAGTAGGCCTGCATGTATTGTCAAcaatgttagcagctctgtgaggctgtacttatgtacagcagtgctttgagctaaatgctaacatgatcTAGCATGTTGATGTCTAGCAGGTATTATGTGCTCACcttcttagtttagcatgttagcaagctaacatcTACTAgttaaacacaaagtgcagctgaggctgatgggtaTGTCATTAGTTTGCAGGTATTACTGaataaattgacattttgacctgctggtagTGCTAGAGTAGTAGTAGTTAATTGTAATTtttgcccaaatgaacattgaaacaggtttttcttgctgtaatcattccccctgttcatactgaccattagaagatcccttcataatgcacttatatGTACGTGATGGGggtccaaaatccacagtcctccttctgtgcaaaaatgtatttagagtttatttaaagctgatatgaagctgcATCCAAATtggtcaaatcaagtcaatatctttcacaGTTACTAGACTCACAGGTCAGTTACAGTCATTTTAGTGCCagattctctctcttttagctactatccctccactgcagctgaacagggaaACGCTGTCCATTGAGActcaaagagggattttttttacttaaagaactgtaactgtggaagatatccatgTTATTTAACTCTTAGTTATttgactgctgaagcctcataatatcttcagataaacttttaagcTTTATATGAAAGCTTGGTATGTGCACATTCAATCATTATTACTGTCTGATCAGTTAAAGTCACATGTTTATCTCTATCACACATCCTGTATCCTTGAGCATCCTATAGCCTCCAATAAAATACAGTCTTTAAGATGGTTTAGATTATGAAATTTGTCAACACTCATGTCACATTCTCTGTGCCAGCTGCTccttaaatacattaaaatacagataaaaacaacTCTTTAGCCCCTGCAAGCGTTCATGAGACCATTTGTATTCCTGCAGTCAGCCCATTTTCTGTCGCTGCAGTTATGTGAAGACCAAAGAGGAGTGTTTCAGAGCAAAGATTTCTGTGGAAACTGTTGCCATGCAACAGCACAATACTGCGCTCATACAGAGTAGTAACTTCACTGTATGACTGCTCTTTTTCTACAGCTCCCTGCCTGCACGAGTAATGTAATgctctattctattctatttctttctattctattctatgcTACTGTATGTCTAAATACATAGTAAGGTCTTTATTTTTGGGGCTGTAACTGTGGTGTCATTGTTCCATCAATGGGCAGGGGAAACTTTGCGTCTGGTTCCACACCCAAACTCAGTTTCcacactcagagccagctgtaGTTCAGCCTCAGCTATTTAGCTAAACACTGACCCTTGGCTCTTACTGTTAACCCTCTATTCTTGTCGCCACGCCGCATTTCACCCCTCCAGCCTCAGCCGACTCCACGTCACCGgcccttctctgtctctctctctctctctctctctctctctctctctgtgcccgCGATCCACCACGAGTGACCCCACTGGCCTGCTGTCAACTCAATTGTACATCCCCCTGGGCTGCAAAGTGCagaaaggtttttcttttttttttcttctcctatCCTGTCCTGTTGGGAATCCCCTGTGCCCACATATATAATGAGTCACCAGCTCAGATATCAGGCAGACCCACAAACATGAAGGGTATAGCCTAATTTTTTCAACCAGTTGGCACCTGAGGAGCTAACTGTAAAACAAAGCACGAGTGGCTAGATGTTGTGTTAAGGTAGaagaacacacagacacctcACATTGATGAACAGCAGCATAAACAACATTGGTTTCAAGAGTGAGCCTGCCAGAAAAAGCTGGAAAAACAGACCATGaaatgcaagaaaaacagcttaaTAATGATGAATCTTCTATCTAAATCCAGCGTTAACAGATAATCAACAATACCCAAAGTCttcatgtcacatttaaatcattatcagttaattatCACATTGTGAGCCTGTCTGGAGTGGGAGTTAAGACTTCCAAAATAGATATTACATATAATTTGCTGCCTCACACCGCTGCTTGTCAGAcaggtgatgtgatgtgatgtgatatCATTTCAttctcactttcatttttttttttttttttttgtcctctggTAGACTATGGTGACATCCATGACAAACATGACTCTGAACTAAAAACGGAGGATAACATGTCAGCTGAAATAAGAAATCACT
This is a stretch of genomic DNA from Thunnus albacares chromosome 6, fThuAlb1.1, whole genome shotgun sequence. It encodes these proteins:
- the camkk1b gene encoding calcium/calmodulin-dependent protein kinase kinase 1b, which translates into the protein MSADTVCRAEMDSEHHAELDDLVAAMNVAANRVTPPNGYRSGAPRPTSSHRARLSDRKMSLQERGSRISRQPTIETKRVSITDADDCVQLNQYKLKNEIGKGSYGVVKLAYNEDSEQYYAMKVVSKKKLMRQCGFLRRLPPQGSNSQQDPFPKAMLPLERVYKEIAILKKLYHHNVVKLVEVLDDPDEDGLHMAFELVPKGPVMEVPTDNPFTEEQARFYFRDIVLGIEYLHYHKIIHRDIKPSNLLLGDDGHVKIADFGVSNEFEGSDALLSSTAGTPAFMAPETMTEHEQSFSGKALDVWAMGVTLYCFVFGKCPFYDEYIVSLHNKIKNKPVEFPEMPSISTELKELIERMLDKNPETRITIPEIKLHPWVTENGSNPLPLEEEHCTAVEVTDEEVQNSVKLIPSLSTVIVVKSMLRKRSFSNPFECQVRRAERSMSAPGGLLTDSWGLIGSSPHLHPSLRKVSNEGSRDGELEDLYEDDTFTECTD